The Allocatelliglobosispora scoriae genome contains a region encoding:
- a CDS encoding alpha/beta fold hydrolase produces MPFAVRPRLGRSLAIVALVVLALLITAEGTAASVSTSAGVRLGDEPTVGRARFNAAFTHGVVSVEGTTIHYVKGGTGPAVLLLHGWPSTWWEWHDVMSGLVGKHTVIAVDLPGLGASTVPTGGFDKATTARRIHQALVKLGIGKATVVGHDVGVLVAYPYARDFPADVDRLVVIDLPLSGYGLEEFYTADFHFTFNLAPNPIPETILDTVDVPAYHGMIYDYAFNKPSIDRERYYLAYADPAKRHAGYEYYRAFATDAADNRANAAAKRLTMPVLTMGGDHSFGFVPAFFQPVAADVRGVTVPGAGHFVPEENPSFVAACLGYFLGDTAGTPPAAYAGCGA; encoded by the coding sequence ATGCCGTTTGCCGTCCGCCCCCGACTGGGACGATCTCTCGCCATCGTCGCCCTCGTCGTGTTGGCCCTCCTGATCACCGCTGAGGGCACCGCCGCCTCGGTCAGCACCTCGGCCGGAGTCCGGCTCGGCGACGAGCCCACCGTCGGCAGGGCCCGCTTCAACGCCGCCTTCACCCACGGCGTGGTGAGCGTCGAAGGCACCACCATCCACTATGTGAAGGGCGGCACCGGACCTGCGGTCCTGCTCCTGCACGGCTGGCCGTCGACCTGGTGGGAGTGGCACGACGTCATGAGCGGCCTGGTCGGCAAGCACACCGTCATCGCGGTCGACCTGCCCGGCCTCGGCGCGTCCACGGTGCCGACCGGCGGCTTCGACAAGGCCACGACCGCGCGCCGCATCCACCAGGCGCTCGTCAAGCTCGGCATCGGCAAGGCCACGGTCGTCGGCCACGACGTGGGCGTGCTCGTCGCCTACCCCTATGCCCGGGACTTCCCGGCCGACGTGGACCGGCTGGTCGTCATCGACCTGCCCCTATCCGGGTACGGCCTGGAGGAGTTCTACACCGCCGACTTCCACTTCACCTTCAACCTCGCCCCGAACCCGATCCCGGAGACGATCCTCGACACCGTCGACGTGCCCGCCTACCACGGGATGATCTACGACTACGCCTTCAACAAGCCGTCGATCGACCGGGAGCGGTACTACCTCGCCTACGCCGACCCCGCCAAACGCCACGCCGGCTACGAGTACTACCGAGCCTTCGCCACCGACGCCGCCGACAACCGGGCCAACGCGGCCGCGAAGCGGCTGACGATGCCGGTGCTCACCATGGGCGGGGACCACTCCTTCGGCTTCGTGCCCGCGTTCTTCCAGCCGGTCGCCGCCGACGTGCGGGGCGTGACGGTGCCGGGTGCGGGTCACTTCGTCCCGGAGGAGAACCCGTCCTTCGTCGCGGCCTGCCTGGGCTACTTCCTGGGAGACACGGCCGGGACGCCGCCGGCCGCCTATGCAGGCTGCGGAGCCTGA
- a CDS encoding HAD family hydrolase — translation MHKLLHQAEAVLFDFDGSLCRIFATLTDWAAADRVLSVLGLAGVALPPHLITTSDPIEVARFLATVDDREIALRAEQELRAVELEAVAGAAPTPGGHEAFRAVAASGRPVAIVSNNSPEAVEAYLALHRLTGLTDVVLGRMPGRPGSMKPHPYLVTMACMLVEAEPGGCVLIGDSVTDIEAAKAAGTLAIGLASQPDRAAPLQAAGADAVITGMTDLLATA, via the coding sequence GTGCACAAGCTGCTCCATCAGGCCGAGGCCGTGCTCTTCGACTTCGACGGCTCCCTCTGCCGGATCTTCGCCACCCTCACCGACTGGGCCGCCGCCGACCGGGTTCTCTCCGTCCTCGGGCTCGCCGGCGTCGCCCTGCCCCCGCACCTGATCACGACCAGCGATCCGATCGAGGTGGCGAGGTTCCTCGCCACCGTCGACGATCGGGAGATCGCGCTCCGCGCCGAGCAGGAACTGCGCGCCGTCGAGCTGGAAGCCGTCGCCGGTGCGGCGCCCACTCCGGGCGGCCACGAGGCCTTTCGGGCGGTCGCCGCGTCGGGACGCCCGGTCGCGATCGTCAGCAACAACTCGCCCGAGGCGGTCGAGGCCTACCTGGCTCTGCACCGGCTGACCGGGCTGACCGACGTGGTCCTGGGCCGGATGCCGGGGCGGCCGGGGTCGATGAAGCCTCATCCCTACCTGGTGACGATGGCCTGCATGCTGGTGGAGGCCGAGCCCGGCGGATGCGTGTTGATCGGCGACTCGGTCACCGACATCGAGGCGGCCAAGGCAGCGGGCACGCTCGCCATCGGTCTGGCGAGCCAGCCGGACCGGGCGGCACCCCTCCAGGCCGCAGGCGCCGACGCGGTCATCACCGGCATGACCGATCTGCTGGCCACGGCATGA